A single region of the Gorilla gorilla gorilla isolate KB3781 chromosome 1, NHGRI_mGorGor1-v2.1_pri, whole genome shotgun sequence genome encodes:
- the PSRC1 gene encoding proline/serine-rich coiled-coil protein 1 isoform X1, with the protein MDDLEEDVRFIVDETLDFGGLSPSDSREEEDITVLVTPEKPLRRGLSHRSDPNAVAPAPQGVRLSLGPLSPEKLEEILDEANRLAAQLEQCALQDRESAGEGLGPRRVKPSPRRETFVLKDSPVRDLLPTVNSLTRSTPSPSSLTPRLRSNDRKGSVRALRATSGKRPSNMKRESPTCNLFPASKSPASSPLTRSTPPVRGRAGPSGRAAASEETRAAKLRVSGSGEFVGLTLKFLHSSPPGPPTPIRSVLAPQPSTSNSQRLPRPHGAAAKSSSQLPIPSAIPRPASRMPLTSRSVPPGRGALPPDSLSTRKGLPRPSTAGHRVRESGHKVPVSQRLNLPVMGATRSNLQPPRKVAVPGPTR; encoded by the exons ATGGATGATTTGGAGGAAG ATGTAAGGTTTATTGTGGATGAGACCTTGGACTTTGGGGGGCTGTCACCATCTGACAG CCGTGAGGAGGAAGACATAACAGTGTTGGTGACTCCAGAGAAACCACTTCGACGGGGCCTCTCCCACCGAAGTGACCCAAATGCAGTGGCACCTGCCCCCCAGGGTGTGAGGCTCAGCCTAGGCCCCCTCAGCCCAGAGAAGCTGGAGGAGATCCTCGATGAGGCCAACCGGCTGGCCGCTCAGCTGGAGCAGTGTGCCCTGCAGGATCGGGAGAGCGCAGGCGAGGGCCTGGGGCCTCGCCGAGTGAAGCCCAGTCCTCGGCGGGAGACTTTTGTGCTGAAGGACAGTCCTGTCCGAGACCTGCTGCCCACTGTGAACTCTTTGACGCGGAGCACCCCCTCCCCAAGCAGCCTGACGCCTCGACTCCGGAGCAATGATAGGAAGGGGTCAGTCAGGGCTCTCCGGGCTACATCTGGAAAGAGGCCCTCCAACATGAAGAGG GAGTCACCCACTTGCAATCTGTTCCCCGCATCCAAAAGCCCAGCATCTTCTCCTCTTACCCGATCGACTCCCCCAGTCCGGGGGAGAGCCGGGCCCAGTGGGAGAGCAGCAGCCAGTGAGGAGACCAGAGCAGCCAAGTTGCGGGTGAGTGGGAGTGGGGAGTTTGTGGGATTGACCCTGAAAtttctccactcctctccaccaGGCCCACCCACCCCCATCAGATCCGTCCTGGCCCCACAGCCTTCTACCAGCAACTCTCAACGCCTGCCCCGGCCACACGGAGCAGCTGCTAAATCTTCCAGTCAACTGCCCATTCCCTCGGCCATCCCCAGGCCTGCCAGCCGAATGCCACTCACCAGCCGGAGTGTGCCACCTGGCAGAGGTGCCCTACCTCCGGATTCTCTGTCAACTCGAAAAGGGCTTCCAAGACCAAGCACTGCAGGACACAGAGTGCGGGAAAGTGGACACAAGG TTCCTGTTTCCCAGCGACTAAATCTTCCTGTCATGGGTGCCACTCGCAGCAATCTGCAGCCCCCCAGGAAAGTGGCAGTCCCAGGACCTACCAG GTAA
- the PSRC1 gene encoding proline/serine-rich coiled-coil protein 1 isoform X2 has product MDDLEEDVRFIVDETLDFGGLSPSDSREEEDITVLVTPEKPLRRGLSHRSDPNAVAPAPQGVRLSLGPLSPEKLEEILDEANRLAAQLEQCALQDRESAGEGLGPRRVKPSPRRETFVLKDSPVRDLLPTVNSLTRSTPSPSSLTPRLRSNDRKGSVRALRATSGKRPSNMKRESPTCNLFPASKSPASSPLTRSTPPVRGRAGPSGRAAASPPTPIRSVLAPQPSTSNSQRLPRPHGAAAKSSSQLPIPSAIPRPASRMPLTSRSVPPGRGALPPDSLSTRKGLPRPSTAGHRVRESGHKVPVSQRLNLPVMGATRSNLQPPRKVAVPGPTR; this is encoded by the exons ATGGATGATTTGGAGGAAG ATGTAAGGTTTATTGTGGATGAGACCTTGGACTTTGGGGGGCTGTCACCATCTGACAG CCGTGAGGAGGAAGACATAACAGTGTTGGTGACTCCAGAGAAACCACTTCGACGGGGCCTCTCCCACCGAAGTGACCCAAATGCAGTGGCACCTGCCCCCCAGGGTGTGAGGCTCAGCCTAGGCCCCCTCAGCCCAGAGAAGCTGGAGGAGATCCTCGATGAGGCCAACCGGCTGGCCGCTCAGCTGGAGCAGTGTGCCCTGCAGGATCGGGAGAGCGCAGGCGAGGGCCTGGGGCCTCGCCGAGTGAAGCCCAGTCCTCGGCGGGAGACTTTTGTGCTGAAGGACAGTCCTGTCCGAGACCTGCTGCCCACTGTGAACTCTTTGACGCGGAGCACCCCCTCCCCAAGCAGCCTGACGCCTCGACTCCGGAGCAATGATAGGAAGGGGTCAGTCAGGGCTCTCCGGGCTACATCTGGAAAGAGGCCCTCCAACATGAAGAGG GAGTCACCCACTTGCAATCTGTTCCCCGCATCCAAAAGCCCAGCATCTTCTCCTCTTACCCGATCGACTCCCCCAGTCCGGGGGAGAGCCGGGCCCAGTGGGAGAGCAGCAGCCA GCCCACCCACCCCCATCAGATCCGTCCTGGCCCCACAGCCTTCTACCAGCAACTCTCAACGCCTGCCCCGGCCACACGGAGCAGCTGCTAAATCTTCCAGTCAACTGCCCATTCCCTCGGCCATCCCCAGGCCTGCCAGCCGAATGCCACTCACCAGCCGGAGTGTGCCACCTGGCAGAGGTGCCCTACCTCCGGATTCTCTGTCAACTCGAAAAGGGCTTCCAAGACCAAGCACTGCAGGACACAGAGTGCGGGAAAGTGGACACAAGG TTCCTGTTTCCCAGCGACTAAATCTTCCTGTCATGGGTGCCACTCGCAGCAATCTGCAGCCCCCCAGGAAAGTGGCAGTCCCAGGACCTACCAG GTAA